gaggacgaggaggaggaggaagaggaggagaaatgtgaataggaggtggaggaggaggccccgatagagagagagaagagcaatgTGTAGGACACCGCCGCCAGGATGCCTCCCACAATGGGCCCCACCCAGTACACctgtaccacaaacacacatgagaATGATagtgaggacgaggaggaggaggaagaggaggaggaggaagaggaggagaaatgtgaataggaggtggaggaggaggcccCGATAGAGAGAAGAGTAACGTATTATGACACCGCCGCCAGAATGTCTCCCACAACGGGGCCCCACCCAGTACACCTGCACTGCAAACGCACAAGAATAATaatgaggacgaggagggggaagaggaggaggaggaagaggaggaggaggaatgccaacagggggagggggaggaggccccggtagagagagagaagagtagcgTATTATGACACCGCCGCCAGAATGTCTCCCACAACGGGGCCCCATCCAGTACACctgtaccacaaacacacatgagaaatgataatgaggaggaggagggggaagaggaggaggaggaagaggaggaggaggaatgccaataggaggagggggaggaggccccggtagagagagagaagagtagcgTATTATGACACCGCCGCCAGAATGTCTCCCACAACGGGGCCCCACCCAGTACACCTGCACTGCAAACGCACAAGAATAATaatgaggacgaggagggggaggggggggggggggggaggaggaggaatgccaataggaggagggggaggaggccccggtagagagagagaagagtagcgTATTATGACACCGCCGCCAGAATGTCTCCCACAACGGGGCCCCATCCAGTACACctgtaccacaaacacacatgagaATGAtaatgaggacgaggaggaggaagaggagaggaggaagaggaggaggaggaatgcgaataggaggaggagggggaggaggccccgatatagagagagaagagtagcGTATTATGACACCGCCGCCACAATGCCTCCCACAACGGGGCCCCACCCAGTACACCTGCACTGCAAACGCACAAGAATAATAATGAGGACGAGGANNNNNNNNNNNNNNNNNNNNNNNNNNNNNNNNNNNNNNNNNNNNNNNNNNNNNNNNNNNNNNNNNNNNNNNNNNNNNNNNNNNNNNNNNNNNNNNNNNNNTCTTTCTGACCTCACATGACGTCTACTACGTCACtctatcatgttctaaatattccttctaTTGTCTACAATCACACATTATctcttatatttgtatttctctttttcgtcgcagcagatttctctgtgtgaaattcgggctgttctcctcaggggagagtgcgtcgctacactgagagtgccacccccttttttttgtattatttctgcctgcagtcttatttgttttttcctatcgacgtggacaacccttttgttgccgtgggttcttttacgtgcgctaagtgcatgctgcacacgggaccatcccagtttatcgtctcatccgaatgactagcgtccaggccatcactcaaggatctagtggaaggggagaaaatattgatgACTGTAcggtgattcgaactagcgcgctcagattctctcccttcctctaggccatcactccaggagtggaatgaaggagagaagaagaggaatgcaaaggggtggaaggggggggggatgtagagagagagagagagagaagtagagagggaggATGGTATGAATATTAGATGAgatattatgagagagagagggggggggggtaggggcggagggatggacagagagacagaagggaaaagagagagacagagggggaaagagagagagagacagacagaggggaaaagagacagagggggaaagagagagacagagaaagacagaggggaaaagagagagacagaaaaagacagaggggaaagagacagacagacagagagagacagagtgggaaagagagagacagagtgggaaagagagagacagagtgggaaagagacagacagagacagagggggaaagagagtgacagagagagacagagggggaaagagagacagacagagagagacagagggaaaagagagagacagagggggaaagaagggggaagagagagacacacagagacagggggaaagagacagacagacagagagagacagaggggaaaagagacagacagacagagagagacagaggggaaaagaggcagacagacagagagagacagaggggggaagagagagacagagggggaaagagacagacagagagagacagagggggaaagagacagacagagagagacagagggggaaagagagagacagagagagacagaggggaaaagagagagggggggtggagaaagaggatgtggagaatgagagacagagagagacacagagagagacagaggcagagacagacagaaaaagacagagacagagagagacggaaagtttcgttgttgtttatttggttgttgttattatttctttttgttgttgttgttgttgttgtttggggataCGAGAAAGCGTGATGGGCGATATTAATATACACCAACCCTGCCCCCTCTACTGTCTTctcctaacccctccccctctccaccccccacacccccaccccccacccccacaacccccctagccccctttttccccccaagcggtcccacccccacaccgcctTCCCTCAGCCACCCCAAACACCCCTGGTCTATAAATAAATCCGATCATGCCCCCCCTTTCTCGACTTTCTGTGCACCCTCTTTGTCACGTTTGAAACGTTGAAAGCAGGTGTGTGTGCCCACACCGACCATTCACGACGTTGGGACAGGGCAATACATTATTATCATGCAGACAGCTTGTCAACGTAGGAATATCAGTGAATGATAATGTGCACGCGCTATGTGCGCcattcaaaagagagagagtgagagagagagaatgagtgacagagagagagagagacagagagagagagagagacacacacacagagacacagagagagagagagaatgataaaggTATCTCAgaattgcgctgaatcttgtgtagaaaCGATCCTATCAAAACCAGTCAAACGCTTGGTTAACTTTGATTCAGAGggatgaaaaaaaccaacaaaaaacacacaacctaccaccaacaacacaccaacaacaacatataaacatgtaaataaccccccaaagaaaagaattgtccttttttttctactctcaatttttttccccccccataaTTATGGACTCATCAGGAGAAAGCTTCTTGTCTGTGTATAAGAAAGCAAGAGAAATTGGGTGGAAAGGCGAAGAATAGGGGGATAGCAATTTCGTTTTTAGTAAGAGGTAGGTTTTAATCAAAAgacccagacttgaaagagctgagtgcagagattggccgaagtgaaagagagagctcATTTCCAAGTCTAAGTAACAGTCCACAAAAGCAAACTGAGCGTCAGCGGACTGTGAAGTGTTTGAGCGCAGATAATAAATTAGAAATAGTGAaattcgcacgcgcgcgcacgcgcgcgcgcacacacacacacacacacacacacacacgcgcgcgcgcgcgcgagcgcgcgcgcgcgcacgcagggagatacaggcaggcagacaaaaaaatacagagagagagacagacagacagacagacagacagacaggcacaggagaCAGGATTGGACAGGAGACAAGACGGGAAACAGGACTAAGGACAGGACAGATGAGAAAGGacaagagagacaggacaggacaggagacaggacaggacaggagagacaggacaggagacaggacaggagagtggACAGGTGATAGGAcagaagagacaggacaggggacaggacgggagacaggacaggagacaggacagggcagacaggacaggacaggagagacaggacaggggacaggactggggacaggacaggggagacaggacaggagacaggacaggagacaggacaggagacaggacaggagacaggacaggagacagggcaggagacaggacaggagagacaggacaggaaagacaGGGCAGGTGAGACAGGGCAGGAGACAGGgcaggagacaggacaggagagacaggacaggagacaggacaggagagacaggacaggacaggagagacagaacaggagagacaggacaCTAGATCAGGACAGTACAGTGGACAGAACTGTGCGGACAGCAGACttgacaggagacaggacagaagacataacaggagacaggacaggacaggggacaggacaggagagacaggacacCAGATAGGGACAGTACAGGGGACAGAACTGAGAGGAGGACAGGGCAGAGAGGACAGGAGACACAAGAcagaagacacaagacaggagacacaagacagaagacacaagacaggagacacaagacaggagagacaggacaggagagacaggacaggagagacaggacagaagacacaagacaggagaaacaggacagaagacacaagacaggagagacaggacagaagacataacaggagagacaggacagaagatacaagacaggagagacaggacagaagataCAAGACAgtagagacaggacagaagacacaggacaggagagacaggacagaagacagaagacacaagacaggagagacaggacaggagagacaggacagaagacacaagacaggagagacaggacaggagagacaggacaggagagacaggacagaagagacaggacagaagagacaggacagaagacacaagacaggagagacaggacacaagacacaagacaggacagaagacacaagacaggggaggagagacaggacaggagagacaggacaggggagacaggacagaagacacaagacaggagagacaggacagaagacacaagacaggagagacaggacaggagacacaagacaggagagacaggagagacaggacagaagacacaagacaggagagacaggacagaagacacaagacaggagagacaggagagacaggacagaagacacaagacaggagagacaggacagaagatacaagacaggagagacaggacagaagacacaggacaggagagacaggacagaagacacaagacaggagagacaggacagaagacacaggacaggagagacaggacagaagacacaagacaggagagacaggacagaagacacaagacagaagacacaagacaggagagacaggacagaagacataacaggagagacaggacagaagacacaagacaggagagacaggacagaagacacaagacaggagagacaggacagaagacacaagacaggagagacaggacagaagacacaagacagaagacacaagacaggagagacaggacagaagacataacaggagagacaggaagaagacacaagacaggagagacaggacagaagacacaagacaggagagacaggacagaagacataacaggagagacaggacagaagacacaagacaggagagacaggacaggagagacaagacagcagagacaggagagacaggacaggagacacaagacaggagagacatgacagaagacacaagacaggagagacaggacaggagagacaggacaggagagacaggacagaagagacaggacagaagagacaggagagacaggacaggagagacaggacaggagagacaagacaggagagacaggacaggagagacaggacaggagagacaagacaggagagacaggagagacaggacaggagacacaagacaggagagacaggacagtagagacaggacaggagagacaagacagaggagacaggacagaagagacaggacaggggagataggacaggagagacaggacagaagagacaggacagaagacacaagacaggggagacaggacagaagacagaagacacaagacaggagagacaggacagaagacacaagacaggagagacaggacagaagacacaagacaggagagacaggacaggggagacaggacaggggagacaggacaggagacaggacaggagagacaggacagaagacacaagacagaggagacaagacaggagagacaggacagaagacacaagacaggagagataggacagaagacacaagacaggagagacaggacaggagagacaggacagaagacacaagacaggagagacaggacagaagacacaagacaggagagacaggacaggagacacAAGACCGGAGAGACAGGAGCGACAGGACAGGAGcgacaggacaggagagacaggacaggagagacaggacagaagacacaagacagaagacacaagacaggagagacaggacacaGGAGAGACTGACCCAGTGATCCACAAAGCTGTCCGAGGCCACGGCAGACCCCAGGGAGCGGGACGGGTTCATGCTGGCTCCCGTGAAACTGACCTGAAAagaagcatcgtcatcatcatcatcatcgtcatcatcatcatcatccatcttcatcatcatcgtcgtcatcatccgtcatcatcatcatcatcgttgtcatcgtcgtcgtcgtcatccgtcgtcgtcatcatcgtcaccatctgtcatcatcgtcgtcatcgtcgtcatcatcatcgtcatcgtccgtcaacatcatcgtcatcatccgtcagcgtcatcatcgtcgtcgttcgttgtaaccatcatccatcttcatcatcatcgtcgtcgtaattcgtccacaacaaaaacattatcagcagcagcagcggcggcggtggCGTCAGCGTCTTCTTCAATATCACcttcgtcgccatcatcatcatcatcatcatcgtcgtcgtcatcgtcgttgtcatcatcaccatcattgtcgttatcgtcgtcgtcgtactcgacgtcattatgatcatcatcatcgttgtagtcgtggtgggttttttgtttgtttgtttgtttgtgtgtgtgtgtgtgtgtgtgtgtgtgtgtgtgtgtgtacagggcaaCGAGTTGCGTTACGCAAGATTATGCGCTATGTAAACGTGAattggtagtagcagcagcagcttgcatcgtcatcatcatcattatcattatcgtcattgtcagtcattatcatcattgtcaattattattattattattgttgttgttgttattattattattgttgttgttgttgttgtggtcatcatcatcatcaccatcatcattatatcattatttccatcatcatcatcaccatcatcatcatcacccatctgttctcaccacacacaggcGCAGCAGGGTGACCATCAGCTTGATCAGGAGGGCAGgactccccatcatcatcatcatcgtcatcatcatcaccagcatcataatcatcaccaacatcatcatcatcatcatcatcaacaccatcatcatcaccataatcgtcatcaccatcaccatcatcaccagcatcatcaccatcatcatcaccatcatcaccatcaccatcaccatcatcatcatcattaccatcatcatcatcatcatcatcaccatcatcatcatcaccatcatcatcatcatcatcatcatcatcatcatcatcaccatcatcatcattgctatcatcaCCCATCTGTCCTCACCACACACAGGTACAGCAAGGTGACCGTCAGCCTGATCAAGAGGACGGgactccccaccatcatcatcatcgtcatcatcatcatcatcatcatcatcaccatcatcatcatcatcatcatcatcatcatcatcaccatcaccatcaccatcaccaccatcatcatcaccagcatcatcatcatcatcattaccatcatcatcatcatcatcaccaacatcatcatcatcatcattaccaccaccatcatcatcatcatcatcaacaccatcatcatcaccaacatcatcatcatcatcattaccatcatcatcatcattatcatcaacaccatcatcatcaccaacatcatcatcattaccatcatcatcatcatcaccatcaccatcatcatcatcatcaccatcatcattatcgtcatcaccatcatcatcatcatcatcatcatcatcaccaacaacaacatcatcaccatcatcatcatcaccatcatcatcatcattaccatcaccatcatcaccatcatcatcaccatcatcattaccatcatcatcatcatcatcatcatcatcatcaccatcatcatcatcaccatcatcatcaccatcatcattaccatcatcattattatcatcactatcatcatcatcatcaccaacatcatcatcatcaccatcatcatcatcatcatcaccaacatcatcatcatcaccatcatcaccaccatcatcatcaccatcatcatcaacaccatcatcaacaccatcatcatcaccaacatcatcatcatcatcaccatcatcatcaccatcatcatcatcaccatcatcatcatcatcataatcagcagcagcagcagcagcatcatcaccatcatcatcatcatcatcaccatcatcatcatcaacaccatcatcaccatcatcatcaccatcatcatcatcaacaccatcatcaccatcatcatcatcaccatcaccaccaacatcatcatcatgaccaacatcatcatcatcatcatcaccaacatcatcatcatcaccaacatcatcaccatcatcatcatcaacaccatcatcaccatcatcatcatcaccatcaccaccaacatcatcatcatcaccaacatcgtcatcatcatcatcaccaccatcatcatcaccaacatcatcatcatcatcatcatcaccaccatcatcaccaccatcatcatcaccatcatcatcaccatcaccatcatcataatcaccatcatcatcatcaccatcatcatcatcatcatcaccatcatcatcatcatcatcatcaccatcatcatcaccatcataatcatcaccatcaccatcatcatcatcaccatcatcatcatcatcatcatcaccatcatcaccatcaccatcatcatcatcatcatcatcatcatcaccatcatcaccatcatcatcatcatcatcatcaccatcatcatcatcaccatcatcatcatcaccatcacctatcTGTCCTCACCACACATAGGTGCAGCAAAGTGACCGTCAGCCTGATCAAGAGGGCGGgactccccaccatcatcatcatcatcatcatcatcaccaacatcatcatcatcaccaacatcatcaccatcaccatcaccatcatcatcaccaccataatcatcgtcatcatcatcatcaccaccatcatcatcaccaacatcatcatcatcatcatcaccatcatcatcaccatcatcatcatcatcatcatcatcaccatcatcatcatcatcatcatcatcatcatcatcatcatcatcacccatctgTCCTCACCCCACACAGGTGCAGCAAGGTGACGGTCAGCCCAATCAAGAGGGCAGGACTCCCGAAGGAAGGCCGGTTCTCGTCGGTCGTCCCGAAAATGACGAAGACGAGAACGAAGGTCAGGATGATCTCCACGCCGAGCCCTTGACCCGGGGTCAAGGCCGAGTTAATGGAGGTCACGGCCAGGTCGCTGTGATATGTGTCCGGGGTCAACCTGTCGGTGAAGGGACCACAGGGCGCGGTGATTACAGTGTCTGTGCTTGGTCAGATGAGGTGAACGAAAGTTAAAAGATTGTCTtgttattgtattactgtttgtttgtctcaacagatttctctgtgtgaaatccgggctgctctccccagggagagtgtgtcgctacactgagagcgccacccttttttttttgtattttttcctgcctgcatcctcccccccccccccccccctctctctctctctctctctctctctctttctatcaaagtggatttttctacagatttttgccagggacaaaccttttgttgccgagggttctttcacgtgcgctaagtacatgctgcacacggggcctcggcttatcgtctcatccgaatgactagcgtccagaccaccactcaaggtctagtggagggggagaaaacactggcgactgtgccgggattcgaaccagtgcgctcagattctctcgcttcctaggcggacgcgttacatctaggccatcactccacagatagatagatagacagattgagtgagtgagtgagtgagtgagttagtgagatatatagatacagtgagagagacaatgagacagacagtgatagatagatagatagataggcagacagtgatagatagatagatagatagatagatagaatgaataaaaagaaaagggggaaaaagaacgaaggaataaaagaaggaacgaacaagagaaagaaaggaaagaaagtaactaaccaaccaatcaaccaacaaaccaaccaatcaagaaataggccagagagacagaaacaaacaggaaaaaaaaaaaaaaaaaaaaaacccaaaaaacaaaaaaaaaccctaacaaaccatacaagaaaaaaaaacgcctacctacctaccaaccaaccaaccatccctatcaactccccccccccccccccatccccccgcccgcCTCCACccacataccaccacacacacacacacacacacacacacacaaacacacacacctcatcccagCACCAACCAAAACTACTCACCCCTTCAGAAGGAACCCCCCGACGATTGCGCCCACTACCTGAGCGATGACGTAGAAGAAGGCGCGAGCGATGGAGATTTTGAGGGTCACGGCCAGCGCTATGGTAACGGCGGGGTTAATATGGCCGCCGCTAACGTGTCCGATCATCTGAATCAGAGCCATGATGGACAGACCGAAGCCGAAGGCGATctgcacaacagcagcaacaacaagaggcTAGAGAGGgtagggatgaatgaatgaatgaacaggtgGAGAAACACACgcatgaatgaatcaatgaatcaatcaatgaatgataGACaggctgaacccccccccccaaaaaaaaaaaaaacaatctgctgaacagagacggacacacatgaatacatacccatgagagggaaagggggaggggaagagagagagagagagagggagggtgtggggtggagggacagaaagagagaggagagagagagagaggcagtgatgaatgaatgaatgaatgataggctgagctccccccccccttcctccgcctaccccccacccccctcgcacccccaaccccccaccccctccccccaccccccaccccccaaaaaaaaacaatctgcaGAACAGATGGAGATACACATGaacgaatgattgaatgaatgaatgaaggctgaacacccccccacacacacacacacacacacacacacacaccaccaccaccaccaccacctacaccccccaaaaaacacccaacaacaacaaacaaacaaacaatctgcAGAACAGATGGGGACACAttaatgaatgaacgaaggaacgaaggaatgaatgaatgataggcTGAAACCCCAAAGCAACAATCTGCAGAACAGATGGAGACACAATGATGAATGAACGaattaatggatggatggatggacgaatggatagatgaatggatggatggatgaatggatggatggatggatgaatggatgaatggatggatggatgaacgaatggatagatgaatggatggatggatggatggataaaagaTAGACAGGCTGAAACCCCAAATCAACAATCTGCAGAACAGATGGCGAcacattgatgaatgaatgaacgaatggatggatggatggatggatggatgatagacaggctgaacacccccccccccaaaaaaaaacaatctgcagaacagatggagacacacatgaacgaatgaattaattaacgaaaggatgagtgaatgaatgaatgcaggaatgtgttactgagagagtgagtgatgaaATGAATGCACTGATAAATGACTGAGCGAGTGAGcgagtgactgaatgaatgaatgactaggTCAATGAGTGAAGTGAACTAGCCattgaagggaggaagggaggaacgaATCAATGAAAGGATGAATGGATGATTAGATGAaacgaagaaggaagggaggaataaatgactgaatagataaacgaatgaatgactgaataaatgaatgaatgaatgaatgaatgacggatGGTCGGGCGGATGGAGGGACGAAcaaaaacgaacgaaaaaaaaaaaaaaaaaaaaacccgaaagaacgaacgaataaaagGTTAATGGAATATCATTGTcgccatctccatcaccatcatttctagcatcatcatcatcatcatcatcatcaccatcatcatcatcatcaccatcatcacaatcatcaccataacAACCACCATAACCTGCAGTCAGCACCTCAGCAACAGCAGCTAGCTAATCAACAGTGATTGTCGAGCCA
This portion of the Babylonia areolata isolate BAREFJ2019XMU chromosome 16, ASM4173473v1, whole genome shotgun sequence genome encodes:
- the LOC143291105 gene encoding aquaporin-5-like is translated as MEGLYVYTANKLEAVRKGDDGAKKPYKIVDVQELKSLAFWRAVFAEFLAQILFVFLGGCSAMFTTAGNDKIIKIAFGFGLSIMALIQMIGHVSGGHINPAVTIALAVTLKISIARAFFYVIAQVVGAIVGGFLLKGLTPDTYHSDLAVTSINSALTPGQGLGVEIILTFVLVFVIFGTTDENRPSFGSPALLIGLTVTLLHLCGVSFTGASMNPSRSLGSAVASDSFVDHWVYWVGPIVGGILAAVSYTLLFTPYRGILSMDIAMQKMLQDENFVAIPRDYFKESSKTNGKEVTASSNL